One genomic segment of Brassica napus cultivar Da-Ae chromosome A3, Da-Ae, whole genome shotgun sequence includes these proteins:
- the LOC106438820 gene encoding nascent polypeptide-associated complex subunit alpha-like protein 4 — MPGPVVEEVKIEEAIKEQMKLEKEDDVVVEDVKDGDEDVDDDDNDDDNVDGAGDNESSKQSRSEKKSRKAMLKLGMKPVTDVSRVTIKRSKNVLFVISKPDVFKSPNSETYVIFGEAKIDDMSSQLQAQAAQRFKMPDVASMIPNSDASEAAAVAQEEDEDDDVDETGVEAKDVELVMTQAGVSKAKATKALKANDGDIVSAIMELTT; from the exons ATGCCTGGCCCTGTTGTTGAAGAAGTTAAGATTGAGGAAGCCATCAAAGAGCAAATGAAGCTCGAG AAGGAAGATGATGTTGTCGTTGAGGATGTGAAAGACGGCGACGAAGACGTCGATGACGATGACAATGACGATGACAACGTCGAtg GAGCTGGTGACAATGAGAGCTCTAAACAAAGCAGAAGCGAGAAGAAAAGCCGCAAAGCTATGCTGAAACTTGGAATGAAACCTGTCACTGATGTTAGCAGAGTGACTATCAAGAGATCAAAGAAT GTTTTGTTTGTCATCTCGAAGCCGGATGTGTTCAAGAGTCCCAACTCTGAGACCTATGTCATCTTCGGTGAGGCCAAGATTGATGACATGAGCTCTCAGCTACAAGCTCAAGCTGCTCAGAGGTTCAAGATGCCGGACGTTGCTTCTATGATCCCCAACTCTGATGCTTCTGAAGCAGCCGCGGTTGCACAAGAGGAGGACGAAGATGATGACGTTGATGAGACTGGTGTTGAAGCCAAGGATGTTGAGCTCGTGATGACTCAGGCTGGTGTTTCGAAGGCCAAAGCCACTAAGGCTCTTAAAGCCAATGATGGAGATATTGTTTCCGCCATCATGGAACTCACTACTTAG
- the LOC106438818 gene encoding protein DMR6-LIKE OXYGENASE 2-like — protein MQTSTTSKLLVSDIASSVDRVPSSYIRQISDRPNISDVDISGDSIPLIDLQELYGPSRANIIHQFAHACSSYSFFQIKNHGVPEKTIERMMTVAREFFHQPESERVKHYSADTKKTTRLSTSFNVGSEKVSNWRDFLRLHCLPIEDFINEWPSHPVSFREITAEYATSVRALVLILLEAISESLGLEKDRVSNTLGKHGQHMALNYYPPCPQPDLTFGLPGHKDPNLITVLLQDEVSGLQVFKDGKWIAVHPIPNTFIVNMGDQMQVISNDKYKSVLHRAVVNSDKERISIPTFYCPSFDAVVGPQQELINEEEDSPAIYRSFTYAEYYEKFWDRALATESCIDTFKISKT, from the exons ATGCAAACTTCTACAACATCCAAGCTCCTCGTGTCCGACATCGCCTCCTCCGTGGATCGCGTCCCTTCAAGCTATATCCGACAAATCTCTGACCGCCCAAATATTTCTGATGTTGACATTTCCGGCGATTCCATCCCTCTTATCGATCTCCAGGAACTTTATGGACCTAGTCGAGCCAATATTATCCACCAATTTGCTCATGCATGCTCATCTTATAGCTTCTTCCAG ATCAAGAACCATGGAGTACCAGAAAAAACAATCGAAAGAATGATGACTGTGGCCAGAGAGTTTTTCCATCAACCAGAGAGCGAAAGAGTGAAGCATTACTCTGCGGATACAAAAAAGACGACGAGACTCTCCACAAGTTTCAACGTCGGCTCAGAGAAAGTCTCTAACTGGAGAGACTTCCTCCGACTCCATTGCCTTCCCATCGAAGATTTTATCAACGAATGGCCCTCACATCCCGTCTCATTCAGAGAAATCACAGCCGAATACGCTACAAGCGTTAGAGCCTTGGTGTTAATACTCCTTGAGGCAATCTCAGAGAGCTTAGGCCTTGAGAAAGACCGTGTGAGCAATACATTAGGCAAACACGGTCAACACATGGCCTTAAACTACTATCCTCCGTGTCCTCAACCCGATCTAACGTTCGGACTACCCGGACATAAAGATCCAAACTTGATCACTGTCCTTCTTCAAGACGAAGTCTCTGGTTTACAGGTCTTTAAAGATGGTAAATGGATCGCTGTTCATCCTATTCCCAACACTTTTATTGTCAACATGGGTGACCAAATGCAG GTTATTAGCAATGACAAATACAAAAGTGTGCTACACAGAGCTGTTGTGAACAGCGACAAGGAGCGGATATCAATACCGACCTTCTACTGTCCTTCTTTTGATGCTGTGGTTGGCCCACAACAAGAGCTGatcaatgaagaagaagattctcCAGCTATTTACAGAAGCTTTACGTATGCTGAGTATTATGAAAAGTTTTGGGACAGAGCACTTGCAACTGAGAGCTGTATTGACACGTTCAAAATTTCCAAAACCTAA